Proteins encoded together in one Kutzneria kofuensis window:
- a CDS encoding DUF6941 family protein, whose protein sequence is MDLTILLADAAQVSHDQKVSALGLGWTATQAPLPPHAVVVFFEIDWNETNQRVHTKIILVNADGHPVRQQTETGEQEIFAEGEMEFGRPPGLPAGTPITFPITFGIAPGIQLPSGRYEWRASVDGHEKTHWRRAFLVMS, encoded by the coding sequence ATGGATCTTACAATTCTCTTAGCCGATGCCGCTCAAGTGAGCCACGACCAGAAGGTCAGCGCACTCGGGCTCGGCTGGACAGCTACGCAAGCACCACTTCCACCTCACGCTGTCGTAGTCTTTTTCGAAATCGACTGGAACGAGACAAACCAAAGAGTTCACACCAAGATCATCCTCGTCAATGCGGACGGACATCCCGTTAGACAGCAGACCGAAACAGGCGAGCAAGAGATATTCGCCGAGGGCGAAATGGAATTTGGCCGACCGCCAGGACTACCAGCCGGTACACCTATTACATTTCCAATCACGTTTGGCATCGCGCCAGGAATCCAACTACCCTCCGGACGCTATGAATGGCGAGCATCCGTCGACGGCCACGAGAAGACACACTGGCGTCGAGCATTTCTCGTAATGTCGTAG